In bacterium, the following are encoded in one genomic region:
- a CDS encoding bacterial transcriptional activator domain-containing protein: MDVVSVRLFGKFETQRNDCVLKGFHAARIRELFSYLLVYRNRVHSREGLAAVFWSDVPSAHSKKYLRQALWQLQGAFEFDLPGDHSPLSVDSTWVGLNAGPGLWLDVAHFEEAVGSAQGIAGNHLRPEQAARLQGAVDLYRGDLLEGCYQDWCLFERERLQNSYLATLDKLMAYCERQGLFEEGLAHGARILRYDRARERTHWQLMRLHYLAGDRTGALRQYQRCVDALRQELDVDPSAQTLALRDQIRSDHPVASVDSGKHHSGNAMSAPGALPEILTPLKRLRMVVAEAERRAQQEIASIESELSAPLSSTGPPPLKPLEC, encoded by the coding sequence GTGGATGTTGTTTCGGTCCGCCTCTTCGGTAAGTTCGAAACTCAGCGGAACGATTGTGTCCTAAAAGGTTTCCACGCGGCGAGAATCCGCGAGCTTTTTTCGTACTTGCTCGTCTACCGGAACCGCGTACATTCTCGAGAAGGCTTGGCAGCTGTGTTTTGGTCCGATGTTCCCAGCGCGCACTCGAAGAAGTACCTTCGACAGGCCTTGTGGCAACTGCAGGGAGCGTTTGAATTCGACTTACCGGGCGACCATTCTCCGCTGAGCGTGGATTCCACGTGGGTCGGACTCAATGCGGGCCCAGGTCTCTGGCTCGACGTGGCTCACTTTGAAGAGGCCGTGGGATCGGCTCAGGGCATCGCCGGTAACCATCTCAGGCCAGAGCAAGCAGCACGACTGCAAGGCGCCGTCGACCTCTACAGAGGTGATTTGCTGGAGGGATGTTACCAGGACTGGTGCCTTTTCGAGCGCGAACGCCTGCAAAACTCATATCTTGCCACTCTCGACAAGTTGATGGCGTACTGTGAAAGGCAAGGTCTGTTTGAGGAAGGGCTGGCCCATGGGGCCAGGATCCTGCGGTACGATCGCGCCAGGGAGCGGACACACTGGCAGTTGATGCGCCTTCACTACCTGGCCGGAGATCGGACCGGCGCTTTGCGCCAATATCAGCGGTGCGTGGACGCGCTCCGGCAGGAGTTGGATGTGGATCCCTCCGCACAAACGCTCGCGCTGCGCGATCAAATCCGCTCGGACCACCCAGTTGCTTCAGTAGACTCTGGAAAGCACCATTCTGGCAATGCGATGAGTGCTCCCGGGGCTCTTCCCGAAATCCTCACTCCCTTGAAACGACTCCGGATGGTCGTGGCTGAGGCGGAACGCCGGGCTCAACAAGAGATCGCGTCGATCGAGTCAGAGCTGAGCGCTCCCTTGAGTAGCACCGGTCCCCCACCCCTCAAGCCCCTGGAGTGCTAG
- a CDS encoding MmgE/PrpD family protein — protein sequence MGLTRDVADWIARMSIDDAPAAVFDAATSALIDTTAAILAGVSEPVTRIVADAVAEEDAHPVADRLGARLRTSMEGAALVNGVSAHALDYDDVNQSAIAHSSAVVLPAALAAAQAVGASGRRLLEAYVAGVEIMAKLGRAMGAAHYRAGWHATSTLGTLGAAAAAGKLFRLDPEALQHALAIAVSEASGSRQNFGTMTKPFHVGHAARCGVLAARLARRGMTGDTAILEAPLGYFAVFSFGEARIERIGDALGNPYDVVSPGMNVKRYPCCYATHRAADGTLGLVRDHEVASGDVEFVEVIVPPGGLDAVTRDRPRTGLEGKFSMPYVVAAAILDGRVTLETFTDEMVRRPEAQALLRAVRPVENRTIPVEFNAIEEGHVVVKIHLRNGAILERRVDYPRGAPQNPLSADELQGKFRDCAGRVLSREQGEHALALLNSVRDLAHLDALVASLMPA from the coding sequence GCTCATCGATACCACGGCTGCGATCCTCGCCGGCGTCTCCGAGCCGGTCACGCGGATCGTGGCCGACGCGGTGGCCGAGGAGGACGCGCACCCGGTCGCGGACCGGCTCGGTGCGCGCCTGCGCACGTCGATGGAGGGCGCGGCGCTTGTCAACGGCGTCAGTGCCCATGCGCTGGACTACGACGACGTCAATCAGTCGGCGATCGCGCACTCCAGCGCGGTCGTCCTGCCCGCGGCGCTCGCCGCGGCGCAGGCGGTCGGCGCCTCCGGCCGCCGGCTGCTGGAGGCGTACGTCGCCGGCGTCGAGATCATGGCAAAGCTCGGGCGGGCGATGGGCGCGGCGCACTACCGGGCCGGCTGGCACGCGACGTCCACGCTCGGCACGCTCGGCGCCGCCGCGGCGGCGGGCAAGCTTTTTCGGCTGGATCCGGAGGCGCTGCAGCACGCGCTGGCCATCGCCGTCTCGGAGGCCTCGGGCAGCCGCCAGAACTTCGGCACCATGACGAAGCCGTTTCACGTGGGGCACGCCGCCCGCTGTGGCGTGCTCGCCGCGCGGCTCGCGCGCCGGGGCATGACGGGCGACACCGCGATCCTCGAAGCGCCGCTGGGGTACTTCGCCGTGTTCTCATTCGGCGAGGCGCGGATCGAGCGGATCGGCGATGCCTTAGGGAACCCGTACGACGTGGTCTCGCCCGGGATGAACGTCAAGCGGTACCCCTGCTGCTATGCGACCCATCGCGCCGCCGACGGCACGCTCGGCCTGGTCCGGGACCACGAGGTCGCCTCCGGCGACGTCGAGTTTGTCGAGGTGATTGTGCCGCCCGGGGGCCTCGACGCCGTCACCCGGGATCGTCCCAGGACCGGGCTGGAGGGCAAGTTCAGCATGCCGTACGTCGTGGCCGCGGCGATCCTGGACGGCCGCGTCACGCTTGAGACCTTCACCGACGAGATGGTCCGGCGGCCCGAGGCGCAGGCGCTCCTCCGGGCGGTCCGGCCGGTGGAGAATCGAACCATCCCCGTCGAGTTCAATGCGATCGAAGAGGGCCACGTCGTGGTGAAGATCCATCTTCGAAACGGCGCCATCCTGGAGCGGCGCGTCGACTACCCGCGCGGCGCCCCGCAGAATCCATTAAGCGCGGATGAGCTCCAGGGGAAGTTCCGGGACTGCGCCGGCCGGGTGCTCTCCCGGGAGCAGGGCGAGCACGCCCTCGCGCTCCTCAACTCCGTGCGGGATCTCGCGCACCTCGACGCGCTGGTCGCGTCGCTCATGCCGGCTTAA